A genomic stretch from Mesoplodon densirostris isolate mMesDen1 chromosome 3, mMesDen1 primary haplotype, whole genome shotgun sequence includes:
- the LOC132486054 gene encoding Golgi-associated RAB2 interactor protein 3-like, giving the protein YMANSYCSVGVLRTSMGVLQRQLYEGGEYDIFKYAPMFESDFIQVSKEGELIDLDNRVRRVTVGVASTSPLFPLPDVMLLAQTTKVCDEHVRCAGITKGRGCKPLKTLELTRLLPLKFVKISIHNREKQQLCLNLATGRTFYLQLCPSSDAQKDLFSHWEKLVYILRPPVVSYSSTPMLQTGDAATTEDAKILTTELHRERDQDEAGIHKLRDV; this is encoded by the exons tacatggccaatagctactgttcagtgggggtgttgaggacctccatgggggtcctgcaacgacaactgtacgagggaggagagtatgacattttcaagtacgctcccatgtttgagagcgactttatccaggtcagcaaggaaggagaactgattgacctagacaaccgcgtccgaagggtgactgtgggcgtcgcatccaccagccccctcttcccactacctgacgtcatgctgctggcccaaacaacgaaagtctgtgacgagcatgtcagatgcgccgggatcaccaaggggagaggttgcaagcccctgaagaccctagagctcaccaggctgcttcccttaaagtttgtcaagatctccatccacaaccgtgagaaacagcagctgtgcctgaatcttgctaccggccgtactttctatctgcagctgtgcccctcttccgatgcacaaaaagacctcttttcccattgggaaaagcttgtctatatcctgagaccaccggtagtcagttacagcagtaccccgatgctccaaactggagatgcagcgactacagaggatgccaaaatccta accacagagctccacagagaaagggatcaggatgaggctgggattcacaagcttcgtgacgtg